A single window of Streptomyces aquilus DNA harbors:
- a CDS encoding FUSC family protein translates to MKWIGRTSRAVGWRARNAVTAVRRAWAEPGRERDVVAQAGKAALAAWVAWAVAGWWLAAPMAFVAPWVAIALVESTVYRSVAHGLQQLAAIAVGTMVATAAAMLTGNAMVTMAVVLPLVLLLGQWRRLGSQGIFGATGALFVLTGGEVTLAGAAARLSEAVFGALVGVAVNALIRPPTYLRDTRAALAEAAREARDILDDVADGLTAAEWDAHEAGVRHQRALRLGRLVDQARSAIGWSEESLRGNLRRPRRHHATAHGTTYADALALLDYVAVHTVGVTRTVREAAEGATSRPDDTVTTAYADFLRETARAVHLYGAYRFAADDRDETAGRALDDAAAELRRTLDALRRQLPAAAPDDPDALVTYGTLLAQAHRLADHLGAQRV, encoded by the coding sequence ATGAAGTGGATCGGCAGGACGAGCCGGGCGGTCGGGTGGCGCGCCCGGAACGCGGTGACGGCCGTGCGACGGGCCTGGGCGGAGCCCGGGCGTGAGCGGGACGTGGTGGCACAGGCCGGGAAGGCGGCGCTGGCGGCCTGGGTGGCGTGGGCCGTCGCGGGTTGGTGGCTGGCCGCCCCGATGGCGTTCGTGGCGCCGTGGGTGGCGATCGCGCTGGTGGAGTCGACGGTGTACCGGTCGGTCGCGCACGGGCTCCAGCAGCTGGCGGCGATCGCGGTGGGCACCATGGTGGCGACCGCCGCGGCGATGCTGACGGGGAACGCCATGGTCACGATGGCCGTCGTCCTGCCGCTGGTCCTGCTGCTGGGACAGTGGCGGCGCCTGGGGAGCCAGGGCATCTTCGGCGCGACCGGGGCGCTGTTCGTCCTGACCGGCGGCGAGGTCACGCTCGCCGGGGCGGCCGCACGCCTCTCGGAGGCGGTCTTCGGCGCGCTGGTCGGGGTGGCCGTCAACGCGCTGATCCGGCCCCCGACCTACCTGCGGGACACCCGCGCCGCGCTGGCGGAGGCGGCCCGCGAGGCCCGCGACATCCTGGACGACGTGGCCGACGGGCTGACCGCCGCCGAGTGGGACGCCCACGAGGCCGGCGTACGGCACCAGCGCGCCCTGCGGCTGGGACGCCTCGTCGACCAGGCCAGGTCGGCGATCGGCTGGAGCGAGGAGAGCCTCCGGGGCAACCTCAGGCGGCCGCGCCGGCACCACGCGACCGCGCACGGTACGACGTACGCCGACGCACTGGCCCTGCTGGACTACGTCGCCGTCCACACCGTGGGCGTGACCCGCACCGTGCGCGAGGCGGCCGAGGGCGCCACGTCCCGGCCGGACGACACCGTCACCACCGCCTACGCGGACTTTCTCCGCGAGACGGCGCGCGCCGTGCACCTCTACGGCGCGTACCGGTTCGCCGCCGACGACCGGGACGAGACCGCCGGACGGGCGCTGGACGACGCCGCCGCCGAGCTGCGCCGCACCCTCGACGCCCTGCGCCGGCAGCTCCCGGCCGCCGCGCCCGACGACCCCGACGCGCTGGTCACGTACGGGACGCTGCTCGCACAGGCGCACCGGCTGGCCGACCATCTGGGCGCGCAGAGGGTGTGA
- a CDS encoding VOC family protein, which produces MSSIKKFQVTFDCARPERVARFWCEVLGYEAPPPPEGFATWDAYNEAQPPEDRDAWFAASDPTGVGPRLYFQRVPEGKVVKNRVHLDVRVGTGLVGEERLAVLEAECTRLLALGAVRVQLLKADGVNESCIVMQDVEGNEFCLD; this is translated from the coding sequence ATGTCATCGATCAAGAAATTCCAGGTCACCTTCGACTGCGCGCGGCCCGAGCGCGTCGCCCGTTTCTGGTGCGAGGTGCTGGGATACGAGGCGCCGCCGCCCCCGGAGGGGTTCGCCACCTGGGACGCCTACAACGAGGCCCAGCCCCCGGAGGACCGGGACGCCTGGTTCGCGGCCAGTGATCCCACGGGCGTCGGCCCGCGCCTGTACTTCCAGCGCGTCCCCGAGGGCAAGGTCGTCAAGAACCGGGTGCACCTCGACGTGCGGGTCGGCACCGGGCTGGTGGGCGAGGAGCGCCTCGCCGTACTGGAGGCCGAGTGCACGCGACTGCTCGCGCTAGGCGCGGTGCGGGTGCAGCTCCTGAAGGCCGACGGCGTCAACGAGTCCTGCATCGTGATGCAGGACGTCGAGGGCAACGAGTTCTGCCTCGACTGA
- a CDS encoding YhjD/YihY/BrkB family envelope integrity protein, whose translation MAWTARLERLRTHAEQRFPVIVELTGRLLSGNLLDAGTRLAAQAFLAVIPLLFAIAAFTPHSVRDQLRESLRAMFGLTGRSDLELDQVLGSSADDSLRETTGAVGLVVALVSATSFSRAMARVCERAWRLPKSATRIAAWRWLVWLLVLVLVVLLQGPIRDGFGAGAWLGVPLFFVLSTGLWLWTQRLLLAGRVPWLPLLPGALLASAATSALALTARLYMPAALNRTLAEYGSLGVVLTLLSWLIVVCATVTFAVTSGAVLAEEPPLNRVLWRGGPPPRRG comes from the coding sequence ATGGCGTGGACGGCGCGGCTGGAGCGCCTGCGTACCCACGCCGAGCAGCGGTTCCCGGTCATCGTCGAGCTGACGGGCCGGCTGCTGTCGGGGAACCTCCTGGACGCCGGGACGAGGCTCGCCGCGCAGGCGTTCCTGGCCGTGATCCCGCTGCTGTTCGCGATCGCCGCGTTCACCCCGCACAGCGTCCGCGACCAGTTGCGGGAGTCACTGCGCGCCATGTTCGGTCTGACCGGCCGGTCCGACCTGGAACTCGATCAGGTGCTGGGCAGCTCCGCCGACGACAGTCTGCGCGAGACGACCGGCGCCGTGGGCCTGGTGGTGGCGCTGGTCTCGGCCACCAGCTTCAGCCGGGCCATGGCCCGGGTCTGCGAGCGGGCCTGGCGGCTGCCGAAGTCGGCGACCAGGATCGCGGCCTGGCGCTGGCTGGTGTGGCTCCTCGTGCTGGTGCTCGTCGTGCTGCTCCAGGGGCCCATCCGCGACGGCTTCGGCGCCGGCGCGTGGCTGGGCGTGCCGCTCTTCTTCGTCCTGAGCACCGGACTGTGGCTGTGGACGCAGCGCCTGCTGCTGGCCGGCCGGGTCCCCTGGCTGCCGCTGCTGCCCGGAGCACTGCTCGCCTCGGCCGCCACCAGCGCCCTGGCCCTGACGGCCCGCCTCTACATGCCGGCCGCGCTCAACCGCACCCTGGCGGAGTACGGCTCCCTCGGCGTGGTCCTGACGCTGCTGTCCTGGCTGATCGTGGTGTGCGCGACGGTCACCTTCGCGGTGACGAGCGGTGCCGTGCTGGCGGAGGAGCCGCCGCTGAACCGTGTCCTGTGGCGAGGCGGCCCCCCACCTCGCCGTGGCTGA
- a CDS encoding LysR family transcriptional regulator, with translation MDFTDVSLTSLRVFRAVAEQGTFTAAADTLGYTQSAVSRQIASIERAAGAELLERRRDGVRLTAAGHVVMRRATVVLDEIDATARELSGLPEQAGTVRLGWFPSAGAVLLPRALAALRRTDPGLTVVGREGSTPALVRALRAGSLDLAVLGSAPPFRPPDAESPPLVLRTLTERALCLAVPAAHPLARGEFVDVADLRGQRWITGSGSGEDRLLGVWPGLDERPEIAHTARDWLAKLQLVAAGCGLTTVPALLAPAAPPGVRVLPVRGGPQEQRRLLLARLPHPPAEPVTRVAAALRAVAVALDADAGR, from the coding sequence ATGGACTTCACGGATGTGTCGCTGACCTCGCTGCGCGTCTTCCGTGCCGTCGCCGAGCAGGGGACGTTCACCGCCGCCGCCGACACGCTGGGATACACGCAGTCGGCGGTCTCCCGGCAGATCGCCTCGATCGAACGGGCGGCGGGCGCCGAGCTGTTGGAGCGGCGCCGCGACGGCGTACGGCTCACCGCCGCCGGACACGTCGTCATGCGCCGGGCGACGGTGGTGCTCGACGAGATCGACGCCACGGCACGAGAGCTGTCCGGTCTGCCGGAGCAGGCCGGCACGGTCCGCCTGGGATGGTTCCCCAGCGCCGGCGCCGTCCTGCTGCCCAGAGCCCTGGCCGCCCTGCGCCGCACCGACCCCGGCCTCACCGTGGTGGGCCGGGAAGGCAGCACTCCGGCGCTGGTGCGCGCCCTGCGGGCGGGCAGCCTCGACCTGGCCGTGCTCGGGTCGGCGCCGCCCTTCCGGCCGCCGGACGCCGAGTCCCCGCCGCTGGTGCTGCGGACGCTCACCGAACGGGCGCTGTGCCTCGCGGTGCCCGCCGCTCATCCGCTCGCCCGGGGTGAGTTCGTGGACGTCGCCGATCTGCGGGGGCAGCGCTGGATCACCGGGTCCGGCTCCGGGGAGGACCGCCTGCTGGGGGTGTGGCCGGGGCTGGACGAGCGGCCGGAGATCGCCCACACCGCCCGCGACTGGCTGGCCAAGCTCCAGCTCGTCGCCGCCGGCTGCGGGCTGACGACCGTACCGGCGCTCCTCGCCCCCGCGGCACCCCCGGGCGTCCGCGTCCTCCCGGTCCGCGGCGGGCCCCAGGAACAACGGCGGCTGCTCCTGGCACGCCTCCCCCACCCGCCGGCCGAGCCGGTCACCCGGGTAGCGGCGGCTCTTCGTGCGGTGGCCGTCGCCCTGGACGCCGACGCCGGCCGCTGA
- a CDS encoding SDR family NAD(P)-dependent oxidoreductase has product MSASRIALVTGANQGLGRALVEGLAARLHPDDLVLLTGRNPQRVEDAAREVTQLPGTRARVEGRVLDVTDTAAVAALAKELESRYGGVDIVVSNAVARLLPEDSQAARADEFIDVSNTATHAVLRSFGPALRPGGRLLVVASSLGTLGHLDPRLHHLFESASLDQVEETVESWRRAIHNGTATEEGWPVWLNVPSKVAQVAAVRAVAAARREHDLATGTLVASVCPGMVDTATSRPWFSDYSHAQSPSQAAVAVLDLIFAERVDPALHGELVRFGRALPWHDGTPLVEQDRIVTP; this is encoded by the coding sequence ATGAGTGCCTCACGCATCGCCCTGGTCACGGGCGCCAACCAAGGACTCGGCCGCGCCCTCGTCGAGGGCCTGGCGGCCCGTCTGCACCCCGACGACCTCGTCCTGCTCACCGGCCGCAACCCGCAGCGCGTCGAGGACGCCGCCCGCGAAGTGACCCAACTGCCCGGCACCCGGGCCCGCGTCGAGGGCCGCGTCCTGGACGTCACCGACACGGCCGCGGTCGCCGCCCTCGCCAAGGAGCTCGAAAGCCGGTACGGCGGCGTGGACATCGTCGTCTCCAACGCCGTCGCCCGCCTGCTGCCCGAGGACTCGCAGGCAGCGCGGGCCGACGAGTTCATCGACGTCTCCAACACCGCCACCCACGCCGTCCTGCGCTCCTTCGGCCCCGCACTGCGCCCCGGCGGCCGTCTGTTGGTGGTGGCCAGCAGCCTCGGCACGCTCGGCCATCTCGACCCACGGCTGCACCACCTCTTCGAGAGCGCGAGCCTCGACCAGGTCGAGGAGACGGTCGAGTCCTGGCGCCGGGCGATTCACAACGGGACGGCGACGGAGGAGGGTTGGCCGGTCTGGCTGAACGTGCCCTCGAAGGTCGCGCAGGTCGCCGCGGTCCGCGCGGTCGCCGCCGCACGCCGCGAACACGACCTCGCCACCGGCACGCTGGTCGCCTCGGTCTGCCCCGGCATGGTCGACACCGCCACCTCACGCCCCTGGTTCAGCGACTACAGCCACGCCCAGTCACCGTCACAGGCCGCCGTGGCGGTACTCGACCTGATCTTCGCCGAGCGCGTCGATCCCGCCCTTCACGGCGAACTCGTCCGGTTCGGCAGGGCCCTGCCCTGGCACGACGGCACACCGCTGGTGGAACAGGACAGGATCGTCACACCCTGA
- a CDS encoding DUF899 family protein, with amino-acid sequence MTTTPDDPTTARPGRPPVTDLATWQKARDELLVREKAHTRAGDAIAADRRRLPMVEFDGTVEVVGADGPVPFLDLFEGRDELVVYKHMWYDGAPPQGQCEGCTTAAWHLKDAVYLNARGVSFAVLTTGPWDEVAPYVEFMGYTQPWFSVRDTPAPVGGDMGHLTCFLRDGDRAFLTYSTTGRGNEPLNISLALLDMTPYGRGERWEDKPEGWPEGADACWSWRSDADGNPTWGPTSRPVAQWTRPGATPVQTLGRQGHCH; translated from the coding sequence ATGACGACCACACCGGACGACCCGACCACCGCGCGGCCCGGCCGGCCGCCCGTCACCGACCTGGCCACCTGGCAGAAGGCCCGCGACGAACTCCTGGTCCGCGAGAAGGCCCACACCCGTGCGGGCGACGCCATCGCCGCGGACCGGCGCAGGCTGCCGATGGTGGAGTTCGACGGCACGGTCGAGGTCGTCGGTGCCGACGGCCCCGTCCCGTTCCTGGACCTGTTCGAGGGCCGCGACGAGCTCGTGGTGTACAAGCACATGTGGTACGACGGCGCGCCGCCCCAGGGTCAGTGCGAGGGCTGCACCACCGCGGCCTGGCACCTCAAGGACGCCGTCTACCTCAACGCCAGGGGCGTCTCCTTCGCCGTCCTGACCACCGGACCCTGGGACGAGGTGGCCCCCTATGTCGAGTTCATGGGCTACACCCAGCCCTGGTTCTCGGTGCGCGACACGCCTGCCCCGGTCGGCGGCGACATGGGACACCTCACCTGCTTCCTGCGCGACGGCGACCGCGCCTTCCTCACCTACTCCACGACGGGCCGCGGCAACGAGCCGCTCAACATCTCCCTCGCCCTGCTCGACATGACTCCCTACGGCCGCGGCGAGAGGTGGGAGGACAAGCCCGAGGGCTGGCCGGAGGGGGCCGACGCCTGCTGGTCCTGGCGCTCGGACGCGGACGGCAACCCCACCTGGGGCCCGACCAGCCGCCCCGTCGCCCAGTGGACCCGGCCCGGCGCGACTCCGGTGCAGACCCTCGGCCGCCAGGGCCACTGCCACTGA
- a CDS encoding DUF1684 domain-containing protein, whose protein sequence is MTIEATATDLQAFTESWLEWYRAQEARLADPHGFLAITGLHWLDERPQRFPDAPGAWHTGPEGVVVTLDEGEELVVDGTPVRGEHRFGVLPERGGVNAVWGEAVIEVAKRGGHDIVRPRHPDAELRTAFTGTPAYAPDPRWVVRGRYLPFDEPRPTTVGAAVEGLEHVYDAPGRIEFELEGRELSLTAFPGYAEGTLSVLFTDATSGVTTYAANRSLTVGPPAADGTVTLDFNRAANLPCAYTDLATCPLPPAENRLPVAIEAGLKIPRERGGA, encoded by the coding sequence ATGACCATCGAAGCGACCGCCACCGACCTCCAGGCCTTCACCGAGAGCTGGCTGGAGTGGTACCGCGCCCAGGAGGCCCGGCTCGCCGACCCGCACGGGTTCCTGGCGATCACCGGCCTGCACTGGCTCGACGAACGTCCCCAGCGCTTCCCCGACGCACCCGGCGCCTGGCACACCGGCCCCGAGGGCGTCGTCGTCACCCTCGACGAGGGCGAGGAACTGGTCGTCGACGGCACCCCGGTGCGCGGTGAGCACCGCTTCGGCGTGCTGCCCGAGCGCGGCGGCGTCAACGCGGTCTGGGGCGAGGCGGTCATCGAGGTCGCCAAGCGCGGCGGCCACGACATCGTCCGCCCCCGGCACCCGGACGCGGAGCTGCGTACGGCCTTCACCGGCACCCCCGCCTACGCCCCCGACCCGCGCTGGGTCGTGCGGGGCCGGTACCTCCCCTTCGACGAACCGCGTCCGACCACCGTGGGAGCCGCTGTCGAGGGGCTTGAGCACGTGTACGACGCCCCGGGCCGGATCGAGTTCGAGCTGGAGGGGCGTGAGCTGTCCCTGACCGCGTTCCCCGGGTATGCCGAGGGCACCCTGTCGGTGCTGTTCACCGACGCCACCTCCGGGGTCACCACCTACGCCGCCAACCGCTCCCTGACCGTCGGTCCGCCGGCGGCCGACGGCACGGTGACGCTGGACTTCAACCGCGCCGCCAACCTTCCGTGCGCCTACACCGACCTCGCCACCTGCCCGCTCCCGCCGGCCGAGAACCGGCTGCCGGTCGCGATCGAGGCGGGTCTGAAGATCCCCCGCGAGCGCGGCGGCGCCTGA
- a CDS encoding NtaA/DmoA family FMN-dependent monooxygenase (This protein belongs to a clade of FMN-dependent monooxygenases, within a broader family of flavin-dependent oxidoreductases, the luciferase-like monooxygenase (LMM) family, some of whose members use coenzyme F420 rather than FMN.) has product MTRTDPLDVPRPHAQLHFGVFFQGVNHWTIWSAPESGSQIDPASFRKVAQTAERGLFDAFFLGEGLRLREVDGKIHDLDVAGRPDALTQLAALAAVTRRIGLVSTSNSTFNEPADLARRLSGLDLLSEGRAGWNVVTTDNAWTGANFRRGGYLDHADRYRRAEEFLTVARALWDGWADGAVAGAQTASAWAAPGAVRQVRHRGPQFDVDLAPTLPRSAQGHPVIFQAGDSGEGRDFAARNADVIFSAHGNDFDDALAFADDIRTRLRAVGRPDDDLRILPGTEIIIGATEEEAREKKRWIRLQQVTPATALGIATLLWGIDLSDRDADGPLPAEDPVVAENDGSFGARRVADPRAVVAEWRAKAEAHGWSLRETVIALGPQRGHVGTPAGLADKFAHFVRHGALDGFNVTPYLIPDGLDDIVDLLVPELQERGVYRTEYTGTTLRDHLGLREPLTHRSAAERRQAG; this is encoded by the coding sequence ATGACCCGCACCGACCCCCTCGACGTCCCCCGGCCGCACGCCCAGCTGCACTTCGGGGTCTTCTTCCAGGGCGTCAACCACTGGACCATCTGGTCGGCCCCCGAGAGCGGCTCGCAGATCGACCCCGCCTCCTTCCGCAAGGTCGCCCAGACCGCCGAACGCGGCCTGTTCGACGCGTTCTTCCTCGGCGAGGGACTGCGGCTGCGCGAGGTCGACGGCAAGATCCACGACCTCGACGTGGCCGGACGGCCGGACGCCCTCACCCAACTCGCCGCGCTGGCCGCCGTGACCCGCCGGATCGGCCTGGTCTCCACCTCCAACTCCACCTTCAACGAACCCGCCGACCTCGCCCGCCGCCTCTCCGGCCTCGACCTGCTCTCCGAAGGCCGGGCCGGCTGGAACGTGGTCACCACCGACAACGCCTGGACCGGCGCCAACTTCCGCCGCGGCGGCTACCTCGACCACGCCGACCGCTACCGGCGCGCCGAGGAGTTCCTCACCGTGGCCCGCGCCCTCTGGGACGGCTGGGCGGACGGGGCCGTCGCCGGCGCGCAGACCGCGTCCGCGTGGGCCGCGCCCGGCGCCGTACGCCAAGTCCGCCACCGTGGCCCGCAGTTCGACGTCGACCTCGCCCCGACCCTGCCGCGCAGCGCCCAGGGCCACCCGGTGATCTTCCAGGCCGGCGACTCGGGCGAGGGACGTGACTTCGCCGCCCGCAACGCCGACGTGATCTTCTCCGCGCACGGCAACGACTTCGACGACGCGCTGGCCTTCGCCGACGACATCCGCACCCGGCTGCGCGCCGTGGGGCGGCCGGACGACGATCTGCGGATCCTGCCCGGCACCGAGATCATCATCGGTGCCACCGAGGAGGAGGCGCGGGAGAAGAAGCGCTGGATCCGGCTCCAACAGGTCACCCCCGCCACGGCGTTGGGCATCGCCACCCTGCTGTGGGGCATCGACCTGTCCGACCGCGACGCCGACGGGCCGCTGCCCGCGGAGGACCCGGTCGTCGCCGAGAACGACGGCTCCTTCGGCGCGCGGCGCGTCGCCGATCCGAGGGCGGTCGTGGCGGAGTGGCGGGCGAAGGCGGAGGCGCACGGCTGGTCGCTGCGCGAGACCGTCATCGCGCTCGGCCCGCAGCGCGGCCACGTCGGCACCCCGGCCGGACTGGCCGACAAGTTCGCCCACTTCGTACGGCACGGCGCGCTCGACGGCTTCAACGTGACGCCGTACCTCATCCCGGACGGCCTCGACGACATCGTCGACCTGCTCGTCCCGGAGCTGCAGGAACGCGGCGTCTACCGCACCGAGTACACCGGCACGACCCTGCGCGACCACCTCGGCCTGCGCGAGCCGCTCACCCACCGATCCGCCGCCGAACGGCGCCAGGCCGGCTGA
- a CDS encoding LLM class flavin-dependent oxidoreductase: MSRPALHLAVELDGDGAHPAAWRRAAHAPDQLLTPRRVAQVAAVAENAGFTLITLDDGVLPPGTAPNPVGRMGAVERAAFVAASTSSIGVAPVVPLTYAEPFHVSSQLASLDHVSAGRAGWVVSEEEQPEAARAWGRPLVDGADARARESRDGLEVARALWDSWEDDAVIRSVATSRYLDRERLHYIDFTGETYAVKGPAIVPRPPQGQVVVLGRPDRVPAAQLDVGLVGGPDLTSVTAAAAAAGTARVFAEVEVALDTPDATAAARVADLERHAPWPDRGRLRHIGSAGQLVALLGELSRHVDGVRLHPLVLDEDLAVLSRLVLPALSERRLVARPLPGTSLRTTLGLARPANRFAAVSLPEDAR, translated from the coding sequence TTGTCCCGCCCTGCCCTGCACCTCGCCGTCGAGCTCGACGGCGACGGCGCTCATCCCGCGGCCTGGCGCCGCGCCGCCCACGCGCCCGACCAGCTGCTCACCCCGCGCCGCGTGGCCCAGGTCGCCGCCGTCGCGGAGAACGCCGGGTTCACCCTCATCACCCTCGACGACGGTGTGCTGCCGCCCGGGACCGCCCCGAACCCGGTGGGCCGGATGGGCGCGGTGGAGCGGGCCGCCTTCGTCGCCGCGTCCACGAGCAGCATCGGTGTCGCGCCCGTCGTACCGCTCACGTACGCCGAACCCTTCCATGTCTCCAGCCAGTTGGCGTCCCTGGACCATGTCTCCGCGGGCCGCGCCGGGTGGGTGGTGAGCGAGGAGGAGCAGCCGGAGGCGGCACGCGCCTGGGGCCGCCCGCTCGTCGACGGCGCCGACGCCCGCGCCCGGGAGTCACGGGACGGGCTGGAGGTCGCCCGGGCGCTGTGGGACTCGTGGGAGGACGACGCGGTCATCCGGTCCGTCGCCACCAGCCGCTACCTCGACCGCGAGCGGCTGCACTACATCGACTTCACCGGCGAGACGTACGCCGTGAAGGGCCCGGCGATCGTGCCGCGCCCGCCGCAGGGACAGGTCGTCGTCCTGGGCCGACCGGACCGCGTGCCCGCCGCACAGCTCGATGTCGGCCTCGTCGGCGGACCTGACCTGACGTCCGTCACCGCGGCCGCCGCTGCCGCCGGTACGGCCCGTGTCTTCGCCGAGGTCGAGGTCGCGCTCGACACCCCGGACGCCACCGCCGCCGCCCGCGTCGCCGACCTGGAGCGGCACGCCCCGTGGCCGGACCGGGGACGGCTGCGGCACATCGGCTCCGCCGGGCAACTGGTCGCACTGCTCGGGGAGTTGAGCCGTCACGTGGACGGTGTACGGCTGCATCCGCTGGTGCTGGACGAGGATCTGGCCGTCCTCTCCCGTCTCGTGCTGCCCGCCCTGTCCGAGCGGCGGCTCGTCGCCCGCCCCCTGCCGGGCACCTCCCTGCGCACGACCCTGGGGCTGGCGCGCCCCGCCAACCGCTTCGCCGCCGTATCCCTCCCGGAGGACGCCCGATGA